A single Streptomyces sp. NBC_01381 DNA region contains:
- a CDS encoding phytanoyl-CoA dioxygenase family protein encodes MTLDTAPASQRAERYAADGMVQVDGLLDSGEAETIRSAFMDQVVRDRHRLGARDGLADDDVLARFPRFMQPHRHPDLEVGSIARRLMTDPRLLGIVTELIGPAFGAQSMFYFKPPSARGQALHQDNYFLRAHPETCIAAWIAIDDCDAANGALSVVPGSHTMEVVCPETADDQESFTTGLVRPPAGLTTVQTVMRAGDVLFFHGSLVHGSLPNTTEDRFRMSLIFHYVPQTSVEIAQWYLPLVAPDGSDVTVAAATGGGPCGNGWPGAAH; translated from the coding sequence ATGACACTCGATACAGCACCGGCGTCGCAACGGGCCGAGCGCTACGCCGCCGACGGCATGGTCCAGGTCGACGGCCTGCTCGACTCCGGCGAGGCCGAGACGATCCGCTCGGCGTTCATGGATCAGGTCGTACGGGACCGGCACCGCCTGGGCGCGCGGGACGGCCTTGCCGATGACGACGTCCTGGCCCGCTTCCCGCGCTTCATGCAGCCGCACCGGCACCCGGACCTGGAAGTCGGGTCGATCGCCCGCCGGCTGATGACCGACCCCCGCCTCCTGGGCATCGTCACCGAACTCATCGGCCCGGCCTTCGGCGCGCAGTCGATGTTCTACTTCAAGCCGCCCTCCGCACGCGGCCAGGCGCTGCACCAGGACAACTACTTCCTCCGGGCCCATCCGGAGACGTGCATCGCCGCCTGGATCGCGATCGACGACTGCGACGCGGCCAACGGCGCGCTGTCCGTGGTCCCCGGCTCGCACACCATGGAGGTGGTGTGCCCCGAGACGGCCGACGACCAGGAGTCGTTCACCACCGGTCTGGTGCGTCCCCCGGCAGGCCTGACGACCGTGCAGACGGTGATGCGCGCCGGCGATGTCCTGTTCTTCCACGGCAGCTTGGTGCACGGCTCGCTGCCCAACACCACGGAGGACCGCTTCCGCATGTCGCTGATCTTCCACTACGTACCGCAGACCTCCGTGGAGATCGCCCAGTGGTACCTGCCGTTGGTGGCACCGGACGGGTCCGACGTCACCGTGGCCGCGGCGACGGGCGGCGGGCCGTGCGGCAACGGCTGGCCGGGGGCGGCGCACTGA
- a CDS encoding chloride channel protein, with amino-acid sequence MGDAVGRTSTPAAAEPDQPVATLRATLLSRGYRSLLLLCVLLGVPISLACFFFVSLQQELQQAVWEALPEALGYDRAPWWWPLPALLLAGLILAPVVTRMRGGGGHLPVRGLAGGAPIGPAELPGVAIAALATLPLGIVLGPEAPLMALGSALALLSVRAFRHAPDPRASAVLATSGSTAAIATILGGPVVAAVMVVEAAGLGGTQLVVLLLPCLLATATGALVFTGFGHWTGLSVGGLRLPHLPPNVNPDAGDFLWGVPAAVLIAAVLTVGRGLGYRTATWTSKHTVRRTILCALAVGCCLSAYALLTGRSPEEAALSGQATLGRLAAEPHDWSVAALLALVVCKALAWGISLGSMRGGAIFPATLIGAAFGIACSGLPGLGTTPGLALGLAAAAASITGLPLTSAVLAVLLLGGDAYDQMPLIVTASVTAFVTAQLLRRRDSTEGN; translated from the coding sequence ATGGGTGACGCCGTCGGTCGGACGAGCACCCCCGCGGCCGCCGAGCCCGATCAGCCCGTCGCCACCTTGCGCGCCACGCTGCTCAGCCGCGGCTATCGGAGCCTGCTGCTGCTCTGTGTGCTGCTCGGGGTGCCGATCTCGCTTGCCTGCTTCTTCTTCGTGAGCCTGCAGCAGGAGTTGCAGCAGGCCGTGTGGGAGGCGCTGCCCGAGGCCCTCGGATACGACCGCGCCCCGTGGTGGTGGCCGCTGCCCGCGCTGCTGCTCGCCGGGCTGATCCTCGCGCCCGTCGTGACCCGCATGCGGGGAGGCGGCGGCCATCTTCCGGTCCGTGGTCTGGCGGGCGGTGCGCCCATCGGGCCCGCTGAACTGCCGGGCGTCGCCATCGCGGCGCTCGCGACCCTCCCGCTCGGCATCGTGCTCGGTCCCGAGGCGCCGCTCATGGCGCTCGGCAGTGCGCTGGCCCTCCTCTCCGTACGCGCCTTCCGGCACGCGCCCGACCCCAGGGCCTCCGCCGTACTCGCCACCAGCGGCTCCACCGCGGCGATCGCGACAATCCTCGGCGGTCCGGTGGTGGCCGCCGTGATGGTCGTCGAGGCCGCCGGGCTCGGCGGCACCCAGCTGGTCGTCCTGTTGCTGCCCTGCCTGCTCGCCACCGCGACGGGCGCGCTCGTCTTCACCGGTTTCGGCCACTGGACCGGCCTGTCGGTCGGCGGACTGCGGCTCCCCCATCTGCCACCGAACGTCAACCCGGACGCGGGCGACTTCCTGTGGGGCGTCCCCGCCGCCGTCCTGATCGCCGCCGTGCTCACCGTCGGCCGTGGCCTCGGCTACCGCACGGCGACATGGACGTCGAAGCACACCGTCCGCCGGACGATCCTGTGCGCGCTGGCCGTCGGCTGCTGCCTGAGCGCGTACGCCCTGCTGACCGGCCGCTCGCCCGAGGAAGCCGCCCTGTCGGGGCAGGCAACCCTCGGCCGGCTGGCCGCCGAGCCGCACGACTGGTCGGTGGCGGCACTGCTCGCACTCGTCGTGTGCAAGGCTCTCGCCTGGGGGATCAGCCTCGGCAGCATGCGCGGCGGCGCCATCTTCCCCGCCACGCTCATCGGCGCCGCGTTCGGCATCGCCTGCTCCGGGCTCCCCGGACTCGGTACGACACCGGGCCTGGCCCTCGGTCTCGCGGCCGCGGCCGCGAGCATCACCGGACTGCCGCTCACCAGCGCCGTCCTCGCGGTCCTGCTGCTCGGCGGCGACGCGTACGACCAGATGCCGCTGATCGTCACCGCCTCGGTCACCGCCTTCGTCACCGCTCAGCTGCTGCGGCGCCGTGACTCCACGGAAGGCAACTGA
- a CDS encoding SpoIIE family protein phosphatase: MDEEILPFAPVHPGLPFADGAAGALLDAKGRIIGWTPTAEELFSLPAARVYGRRLRELLKDPGAEPGPSSELRSGPWSGEAVVRTGEGRELKVEFQVLPLSDLGPSAGASTGQPARYFVLAAPARTADRWRQDRAFTRELFLQDRLGLAVFDEELRLVRTNTHLLPYTGLPQDLRGHRLGDFLQAKDAAAVEQRLRDVLRTGLPLVRVEETVRTIEDPGRGAVMAISAFRLQAPDGQVFGVTALFTDVTEVRRAGERLAVLQRATAAVGASLSVAGTAEDLAAALVPALADFAVVEIAEAVFTGEEPAPAPDGSMPLRRTAVAGRTSAEAPLDSPAGDPLGSPAGAPTDNSAAAPLDSVVLARPDDPAKPADPLTSMTVPLSARGSVLGRVAVHRETGETPYEEADLDLLREIAGHAALALDNARRYTREHRASVGLQRSLLPPSQAETVAVTTAGVYLPADTGTGVGGDWFDVIPLSSARVALVAGDVVGHGLAATATMGRLHTAVRTLADLDLEPDELLEHLDDLVSQLRVETDEPEQSDDAAERTRPRPDPIGATCLYAVYDPVSRRCSVASAGHPPPAVAAQDGTVTFVPVNPGPPLGVSGLPFEVAEVDVEPESIIALYTDGLIESRERDLDEGMAELTRRLSRPGVFDTPLRELGLDIVSARPSHHLTDDITLLLARTHVLPPEDQVVWPVAADPAAVADVREATARQLDVWGLTDLAFTTELVLSELVTNAITYAGGPVEVRLIRAGHLICEVSDPSATQPRMRRALLTDEGGRGLYLVAQLTTRWGCRYTRQGKTIWAEQEIPDGEGGGFSR; encoded by the coding sequence GTGGACGAAGAGATCCTGCCCTTCGCTCCGGTGCACCCCGGGCTGCCGTTCGCCGATGGGGCCGCCGGGGCGCTGCTCGACGCAAAGGGCCGGATCATCGGGTGGACCCCGACGGCGGAGGAACTCTTCTCCCTGCCCGCCGCCAGGGTCTACGGTCGTCGCCTCCGTGAGCTGCTCAAGGATCCCGGCGCCGAGCCCGGGCCATCGTCCGAGCTACGGTCGGGACCTTGGTCCGGAGAGGCCGTGGTGCGTACCGGCGAAGGCAGGGAGCTGAAGGTCGAGTTCCAGGTCCTGCCGCTCAGCGACCTCGGCCCGAGCGCCGGGGCTTCCACGGGGCAGCCGGCCCGGTACTTCGTGCTGGCCGCCCCCGCGAGGACCGCGGACCGGTGGCGGCAGGACCGGGCGTTCACCAGGGAGCTGTTCCTGCAGGACCGGCTTGGCCTGGCCGTCTTCGACGAGGAGCTGCGGCTGGTCAGGACGAACACCCATCTGCTCCCGTACACGGGCCTCCCGCAGGACCTGCGAGGGCATCGCCTTGGGGACTTCCTGCAGGCCAAGGACGCCGCGGCCGTCGAGCAGCGGTTGCGGGATGTGCTGCGGACAGGGCTGCCGCTCGTCCGGGTGGAGGAGACCGTCCGGACCATCGAGGACCCCGGGCGCGGCGCGGTGATGGCCATCTCGGCGTTCCGGCTGCAGGCCCCCGACGGGCAGGTGTTCGGCGTGACCGCGCTGTTCACGGACGTCACCGAGGTGCGCCGCGCGGGCGAGCGCCTGGCCGTGCTGCAGCGTGCGACCGCGGCCGTCGGCGCCTCGCTGTCGGTGGCCGGCACCGCCGAGGACCTGGCCGCCGCACTGGTGCCCGCGCTGGCCGACTTCGCCGTGGTGGAGATCGCGGAGGCCGTGTTCACCGGGGAGGAGCCGGCCCCCGCCCCGGACGGCAGCATGCCCCTGCGCCGCACCGCCGTGGCCGGGCGGACATCGGCGGAGGCCCCCCTCGACAGTCCGGCCGGGGATCCCCTCGGCAGTCCGGCCGGTGCTCCCACCGACAACTCGGCCGCGGCTCCCCTCGACAGCGTCGTCCTGGCCAGGCCCGACGATCCGGCGAAGCCCGCCGATCCGCTCACCTCGATGACCGTCCCGCTGAGCGCTCGGGGCAGCGTGCTCGGACGCGTGGCCGTCCACCGCGAGACAGGCGAAACCCCGTACGAGGAAGCCGACTTGGACCTGCTGCGGGAGATCGCCGGACATGCCGCCCTGGCCCTGGACAACGCCCGCCGCTACACCCGCGAACACCGCGCGTCCGTGGGCCTGCAACGCAGCCTGCTGCCGCCCTCACAGGCCGAGACCGTCGCCGTCACCACCGCGGGCGTGTATCTGCCGGCGGACACGGGCACCGGCGTCGGCGGCGACTGGTTCGACGTGATCCCCCTGTCGTCCGCCCGTGTCGCCCTGGTCGCGGGCGACGTCGTCGGCCACGGCCTCGCGGCCACGGCCACGATGGGACGACTGCACACCGCGGTCCGTACCCTCGCCGACCTCGATCTCGAACCGGACGAACTGCTCGAGCACCTCGACGATCTCGTCTCCCAACTCCGCGTGGAGACCGACGAACCCGAGCAGTCCGATGACGCGGCGGAACGCACCCGCCCCCGGCCCGACCCGATCGGCGCCACCTGCCTGTACGCCGTCTACGACCCGGTGTCCCGGCGGTGCAGCGTGGCCTCCGCCGGGCACCCACCGCCCGCCGTCGCCGCGCAGGACGGGACCGTCACCTTCGTCCCCGTGAACCCCGGCCCGCCCCTGGGCGTCAGCGGCCTGCCCTTCGAAGTGGCCGAGGTCGACGTGGAGCCGGAGAGCATCATCGCCCTCTACACCGACGGCCTGATCGAGAGCCGGGAGCGCGACCTCGACGAAGGCATGGCCGAGCTGACCCGCCGTCTTTCACGGCCCGGCGTCTTCGACACCCCGCTGCGGGAACTCGGCCTGGACATCGTCTCCGCACGCCCCTCGCACCATCTGACCGACGACATCACCCTGCTGCTCGCGCGCACCCACGTGCTGCCGCCCGAGGACCAGGTGGTCTGGCCGGTGGCCGCCGACCCGGCCGCCGTCGCCGACGTACGCGAGGCCACCGCCCGGCAACTGGACGTCTGGGGCCTGACGGACCTCGCCTTCACCACCGAACTCGTGCTGAGCGAGCTCGTCACCAACGCCATCACCTACGCCGGCGGCCCGGTCGAGGTACGCCTCATCCGCGCGGGCCACCTGATCTGCGAGGTCTCCGACCCGAGCGCCACCCAGCCGCGCATGCGCCGCGCCCTGCTGACCGACGAGGGCGGCCGGGGCCTGTACCTGGTCGCCCAGCTCACCACGCGGTGGGGCTGCCGCTACACCCGGCAGGGCAAGACGATCTGGGCCGAGCAGGAGATCCCCGACGGGGAGGGCGGCGGCTTCTCCCGCTGA